GCGCCTTGCCCGACATCGAGCTCTCCGAGGCGAAGCGCTGCTTCCATTGCAAGCGCTATATTTCGTCGCTCGCGAGCGTCGGGCGTCCTACGCGTTATGTTGCGCGGAGGTGTCGGCGATAACAATTCTGGCACAACCTCGTGGGCGCCAATCATGCTAAAACCATAACGCTCAAGCAACCGCATGAAAGCGCGCAGCAGAGCATCATCGCCCTGCCCCAGTGCGATCAGAACGTAGCGCGCGGCCCTCAAAGTCGGAACATTGAGCTTCAAATCACTAAGATGCGGACGATTACGAAGTCCACCGGCAAGAACAACCTGGCTAACGCCAGCGGAACGCATGGCACGAATCAACATGCCAAAATCAATCGCCGCGATTTCCTGATGTTCGTACTCGTAAAGCGAAGCATCCGCTTCGCCCCGCAACGGAAGCACAAAAGGCGGATTTCCATCCGCCTTTAAAGCTTCAGCCACTTTGATTGGCAAAAGACCGTTACCAGCAATGATGGCAGTACGCTTGCTCGTTATAGGACCAGCCCTGCTATCAATCGTCGTCACCGTCATTCATCACTCCACCTACGGATGAACCAAGCGGTGGCGTGCAATAAGCGCGCTTATTTTCCACCATAATGAACGAAATAAGATCAGCTACACCATCGGAACCCGGAAATGCGTCGAGTACATCCTGCGCGCGCTCACGCACCGGCTTGCTGCGATCAAACAGCATATGCACGGCATGGCGCAGATTATGGATATCTTTGCGCTGCATGCCGGAGCGTTTCATACCGATAATATTCAAGCCGCCAAGATAAGCGTGATTTCCGATTGCGCTCCCGTAAGGAATAAGATCGTGCGCAAGAGCTGCCATGCCGCCAACAAACGCATGATGACCAACCCGCGTAAACTGGTGAACAGCGGAACCGCCACCCAGAATAGCGTGATGACCGATTTCGACGTGACCGCCGATCATGACGTTGTTTGCAAAGGTAACGTGATCGCCCACATCGCAATCATGTGCGACATGCGCATAAGCGAGAAACTGACAGTTATTGCCGACGCTTGTGTAGCCGCGACTGCTATCAGACCCACGGTGCATGGTGACACCTTCTCGGATGAGACAATTATCACCAACTGAAAGAGTGGTGGGACCACCCTTATGCTTGCCATTTTGCGGATCGCAACCAAGGACCGCATGCGGATAGACCTTAGCTTTCGCACCAAGACGAACAGCATCGCTGATCACGACATGGCTCATCAGTTCAGAATCATCGCCAATGACGGCGCCAGACTGAACATGACAAAAAGGACCGACGGAAACGCCCTGTCCAAGTTCCACACCCTGCTCCACAAGAGCGGTAGGGTGGATAAAAGTTTCCTTCATTGAGGTACTCACGCCTTTTCTTCGGCTACGCCAACCATAGCGGCGACTTCAGCCTCGGCTACCTTTACGCCATCAACTTCCGCTACGCATTCATATTTAGAAATATTTCCGCGCTGTTTAACCTTCTTCACGTGAAGGTGAAGCTGATCACCCGGAACCACCGGACGGCGGAACTTGGCTTTGTCGATTGTCATGAAATAAACAAGGCTCGGTGCGTCAGAACCTTTGTTAAGAACGGTGATAGCGCCAGCAGTCTGTGCCATCGCTTCAATGATCAGAACGCCCGGCATAATCGGCTTTTCCGGGAAATGACCGGTAAAGTGCGGTTCGTTGATCGTAACATTTTTGATGCCAGTAGCTGATTGATCACCATCAATATTAATGATGCGGTCGATCAACAAAAACGGATAACGATGCGGGAGCGCACGCAAAACAGCCTGAATGTCTGCGGTTTCCAGCTTCTGATTAGCTTCACTCATCAGAGGATTGCTCCTTTCTTGGTTTCCCGATGCTCCGAATATTTGCGATATCGCGGAACCATTGTTTAATAGGTCGAGCAGGGACGCCCCCCCAACGCTCACCATCGGGTATGTCATTCATTACGCCGCTTCCAGCAGCAATCTGCACACGTGAACCGATAACCACATGATCCGCAAGCCCAACGCTACCACCAATCATCGTCTGATCACCAATTACAACACTTCCTGAAATGCCGCAAAGAGCGGCAACAACACAAAAGCGGCCAAAGCGTACATTATGTGCGATCTGAACAAGATTATCGATCTTGGTGCCTTCACCGATGAAAGTGTCGCTTAAAGCACCACGATCAATCGTGGTGTTTGCACCAATTTCCACATCATCCTGAATGATAACGCGACCAAGCTGCGGCACTTTTTCAAGACCACGCGGTCCCGGCACATAGCCAAATCCATCCTGCCCAATGCGAACACCCGGATGCAAAGATACACGGTTTCCGATCATGGCAAACTGAACGGTTACGCCTGGCGCTATATAGCTATCGCGACCAATCTGGCAGCCGGCACCAATAACAGCCGTTGCCGCGATCAGGGTACCAGAGCCGATGGTTACATCTTTGCCAATCGAAGCGCCTGCTTCAATGGTAGCACCATCTTCAATCTTAGCTGTCGGATGAATGAAAGCAGCGGGTGAAACACCCGTTTCACCAAGCCAGCTTTGCGGACGTACCGAAATAGGAAACAGCATCCGGCCAACGGATGAGAAATCACGCTGAGGATATCGTGTAACGAGAACAGCAACATCGGAAGGAACGCTATCAGCGACATCTTCCGAGCATAAAACGGCGGCGGCTTTTTTGCCTGCCAGTGTTACTGCATTCTTCTTGCCATCAACAAAAACAAGCGCATCAGCACTCGCATCATTGACAGAAGACAAACGCGCAACAGCACGCGGTGCAAGCTTCGGGTTGCGAAGGCTTGCACCGGTGAAATCTGCTATATCGCCGATCGTGAGTTCACGAGAAGGCTTGAAGAAATTTGGATCTGCCATCTAAGCACTTTCTTGCCCGGGGCATGTCTGCCCCGGGAAAAGGCAAATCTATTAGAACTTGGTCGAAACGCCGAAGTTGAAATTCTGAACCTTATCGGAATCAGCCTTCGAAACAGGAATCGCATAGTCGAAACGCAGAGGACCAAATGGTGATGCCCACATCAGGCTGACACCGACAGAAGAACGAATCTTCTTGTCGTCGCCAAGAACGGGAACAGGTGTATTCGTACCAGGATATACACCCAAGTTTGAACTGTTCCCATATAACATCGCGGCATCCGCAAACAACGCTCCCCGGATACCAAGGCTATCCGGAATCACTGGCATCGGGAATTGTACTTCAGCTGTTGCATTAACGTAGGTCGTTCCACCAAGCCAATAACGGTTACCATCGGCAGAATCCTGATAAGGACCAATACCATTGAACTTGAAGCCGCGAATGATGTCCGAATTATTCTTGAACATATCGAAGATACGAACACCATCATTACCAAACTCATGGATATAACCACCGCCGACACCCAACATACCGACGATATCAGCTTCCTGAGCGAGTGTTTGATAGTAATTACCCTTGAAGGTCGTCTTGATGTACTTCGCATCACCGCCAAGACCAGCAAACTCCTGATTAAACTTCGCATAAATACCATCATGCGGGTTCTTCATGTCATCTATAGAATTATAGGTGAGGGAGTAACTGATCGATGAACGCAGCCAAGGGCTATTCTCAGCAGCTTCTATCAGCGCTGGCGCATAATAGCCAGCACTGACATCATTGTACAGCTTATACTTTTCCTGCACGAGGTTGTATGCAAGACCAGCCGAGAAGTTATCGGTAATTGGAAGGCCGAAACGAATCGTTCCACCCGTCTGCTCAACATCATAGCGACCACCACTGCTGACGCGGTATGAACGACGGAACACATCAAAACCGGCCGACATGCGGTAGCCGAGGAAGTAAGGCTCAGTGAACGACAGCGCGTAGTTACGCATTGCATCCTGACCAGCACCAGCACTGATACGAATAAATTGACCACGGCCGAGGAAGTTACGCTCGGTGATCGCAGCTTCAACCTGCGCACCCGGAGAATCACCACCAGTCGTATAGCCACCACCGATGGAGAATTCACCGGTCGACTTTTCGACTACATCAACAATCAGAACAACCTGATCAGGCTCTGCACCCGGAGCGGTTGAAACATTGACAGTCTGGAAGAAATCAAGCGCTTCAAGACGACGCTTTGCGCGCTGAACCATGACCTGATTGAAGGCATCACCTTCGTTCATATCGAATTCGCGACGGATGACGTAATCACGGGTCTTGTCGTTGCCACGGATTTCAATGCGCTCAACATAAGCGCGTGGACCCTGATCAACGCTATAAACGACCGAGATCGTGTTGTTTTCGAAGTTACGATCTCCGCGTGGTTCAACTTTCGCAAAAGCATAACCGCTGCCAGCTACACTTTCGGTCATCGCAGTAACCGAGTCTTCAACTTCCTTGGCGCTGTAAGCCTTGCCTGAGCGGGTCTTTACGAGGCCATTGAGCGCCTGCGTATCAACACCGTCAACGGTGCTTTCAACCGACACATCACCGAAGTTATAACGATTACCTTCATCAACATTGATGGTGATCGTGTATTCGTTGGTCGAAGGATCAAGCGTTGCATTTGAAGACAAGACGCGGAAATCTGCATAACCGCGATTGTAGTAGAAGCGACGCAGCGCTTCTTCGTCAGCCTGCAAACGACCTTCATCGTAAACGTCATTACGGGTCAACCACGACAGCGGGTTCGAACGCTTGGTGGAGATGACATCACGCAGACGGCGCGAACCGTAAGCATTATTACCGACAAAATTAATGTCGGCGATCTTGGTGCGGCCACCTTCGGTGATCTCATAGACCACATTAACGCGACCCTGACCCAGATCAACGGTACGTGCATTCACGATCGCATCGCTGCGTCCGATATGCGCATAAGCACCCTTGATGGCTTCCTTATCGGCTTCCATGGTTGCAGCATCATAAGGCGAACGCGCCTTGAGCTGAACAGCTCGTGCCAGATCAGGATCTTTAATCTTCTTGTTGCCCTGGAACAGGACGTTATTGACGACCGAACGCTCATCAACATGAACAACGAGCGTGCTGCCGGACTGGTTGATGCGAACATCAGAGAACAGGCCCATAGCGTAAAGACGCTTTACAGCTTCATCGATGTCATTAGCGTTGAAAGCTTTGCCCGGCTGAATGCCGATATTATCGCGGACCGTCTGCGCATCAACACGCGCGTTGCCACGCACTTCAATGCGATTGACAACAGCAGCATGAGCAGCAGTGACCGATGCAAGAGAAAGCGCAGCCGAACCTGAAGCTACCAGAGCAACTGACATGGCGAGCGCTGAAGCGGCACCAAAGAATTTAGAACTTGCCGTCATGGGCTTTCCGAACCTTCGTTTTTTCTGTCCCCGGGGCGAATTTCCCAGAAATGCACGTACAGATACAACCGTAATAGCCGGTTTTTCTATACAAGCAAGCGTCGCGGTTAAAATCTGTTTACTTAAGCAACCAGCGTGGCATCCGTGCCACGCGATTTAATACTTATGGTAAACAAAACACTACGCTTTTCCAGTCCTCACTCCAAAACTTCATTTCTGATTAACACCTCTACACAGCTTTTGGCCAAAGAGGTGCTTATGCGGTAGAGAGCCTCGCCAAATTGGCAGCGCGACCCGGTTTCCCGTCAATATCCGGGAAGTGATTTAGCAGGCAAAGAGGTCATTGAAAAGTACAAACCCCATGAAGCCCATAACTACGAGGAAACCTACGCGATAAAAAAGCTCCTGCGCACGAACCGATACTGGACTGCCCTTAATCGCTTCCACAGCATAGAAAACCAGATGCCCCCCATCGAGCGGCGGCAGTGGAAACAGGTTCAAAAGCCCGATACCAATGGAGAGCATGGCAGTCAGCTGGATAAGCCAGTCAAAGCCCTGACTAGCAGCCTTACCAGCCATATTAGCAATCTTCACCGGACCACCAAGCTGACACTTGTCTTCACGGCCAACTGCGAACCGCTTAAAAAATTCACCCGTGCGGCTAATAATGTGACCAGTTTCTATAATGGCCTGCCCCACTGATTCGAGCGGTCCATACTCAATACGTCGAAAATTACCGACCGCTTGCGTCGTTTCAACGCCGATAGCGCCCATTTTAATTTTGTTGCCAAGTGGGTCTGTGCGTTCGACAAGGGATGGCGTTGCCTTAAGGTCGACCATGTTACCATCACGCTCAACGGTAAAGTGCAACTCATCACCCGAGCGACCAGACACAATCCGCTGCACGTCTGAAAATGTCGTAACTTTCTGACCTTCCACGCTGATAAAACGGTCGCCCGGCTCAAAACCTGCTGCAGCCGCAGGGCTATTCGGCTGTACGCCAGCAACAAGCGGATCAGCAATCTGCCGACCATACATTGCGAAAAATACGCTGAAGATGACGACAGTAAGAATAATGTTGAATGCAGGGCCTGCAAAAACGGTCGCCGCACGCTTCCAGACGGGCTGTCCCGGGAACGCTCTGCTCTGCTCATCAGCAGAGAGCTTTGAAACATCAACGTCGACCGGCGAGCTTGTGGCGTCTTCATCGCCGATGAACTTCACGTAGCCACCAAGTGGAATCGCCGAAAGTTTCCAGCGCGTACCATGTTTATCGGTAAAGCCAATCAGCTCTGGGCCGAAACCAATGGAAAAAGCGCTTGCGCCAATGCCGCACCATCTACCAACCAGATAATGCCCCATCTCATGCACAAAGACGACAACTGTCAGAACAAACAGAAATGGAATTATGGTTCCCACAAGCAGACTTTCGCTGCCGATAAAAAAGGCGAGAGCCTCCTGCAAATTACCACTCCTACAAATTTACGCGCGGTCAAAAACTAAAGAAGATAGCTGATGGCACATCGGGTTCTGCCATAACTGCACCGAATAGATATAAAAGCGCTGCTGCTGCCACCAGCCCATCAACGCGATCCAGCACTCCGCCATGTCCCGGCAGGAGACGGCCCGAATCTTTTGCACCAAACTGTCGCTTTACCCACGATTCCGCCAAATCGCCGATCTGAGAAATGATGGACAACAACAATGCCAATAATGGCACAATCCAACTACCTGGCGCAGCAACAAGCGATGCAACCAGAATACCACCGGCAACTGCTGCAGCTGCTCCGCCAAGCGCACCGGACCATGTCTTATTCGGCGAAAAGCGTGGTGCAAGCTTAGGGCCACCTAAAGCGCGCCCATTGAAATAGGCTGCAATGTCGGTCGACCAGACAACGGCGAAAAGAAAACAGATAGCTGTAAAGCCAAACGGCTCATCGCCACGCAACAGCGAAAGCGAAATTGCAGAGAAACCCGCGTAGAAAAGACCTGTTGCAGGCCATCCGCGGCCATTCTTCCACTGTGTAACCAGGAGGACAATCGTACCTACGGCCAACACGCCAATCGTAAGCAAGGCACCGCGATCAAGAATCAGAAGAATAGACGTTAGGATTAACCAGCCCCAGCCAAACAGGCGGGAAAATGTCGTCTGTTTCGTCCCAGTCAGCTCCGTCCACTCGTAAAACATCGCAAAACCGATAGCGATTGCAAACAAGGTGAAACCCAGCCCGCCAACCCAAGTGAGCCACAGAGCAACAGTTCCAAGAACAATCGCGGTCAGAATACGAGTTTGCAGATTTGACATTGATACCTTTCGATAAAGCGGTCGAGCCGCATCACACAGCTGCACCATTGTTCGAAGGGCATGCATATTCTTCGGATTGTTCAAGGATGTCTACGCCACCAAAACGACGTTCGCGCTGGCGAAAGACTTCATAGGCGCCTTCAAGATCAGCTGGCCTGAAGTCGGGCCAATGTCCCGGAACAAAGAGAAACTCGGCATACGCCGCCTGCCAGAGCAAAAAATTCGATAACCGCATTTCACCGCTGGTGCGGATGATCAAATCAGGATCGGGAATGCCAGCCGTATCAAGATTGGCGGAAATCAAATCAGCCGAAATAGATGATGGGTCGAGCAAGCCCGCAGCGACATCGCGCGCCAGACTTTTGACGGCTCGTGTAATCTCATCACGCGAACCATAATTGAAGGCGATGATCAGGTTTAGTCCGGTGTTCTGCCGCGTGAGTGACTCGGCCTCACCAAGCAAGCCACAAATATCTTCCGCTAATCCATCGCGCTCACCAATAATCCGCACACGGACATTGTTGCGATGAAGTTCAGCAAGGTCGCGCCGGATGAAGAGCTTCAGCAATCCCATGAGATCGCCAACTTCACCGCTGGGGCGTGACCAATTTTCGGAAGAGAATGCAAAGAGAGTGAGATAGCCAAGGCCGCGATCACCCGCGCCCCTCACCGTCTCACGCAAAGCTTCGACGCCGGCCCTATGGCCAGCGCTACGCGGCAAACCACGCGCCTTAGCCCAACGGCCATTACCATCCATGATAATGGCTATGTGGCGCGGATCAGACATGTCGAAGCTCCCCTTGATGGAAAATCACGTCAGGCCTAAACCTGCATGATTTCTCCTTCTTTGACCGAAACGATCTTGTCCATTTCTGCAATGGTATCGTCAGTCAGCTTCTGTACCTTTTCCGAGAAGCCGCGGCTGTCATCCTGGCTGATCTCACCGTCTTTTTCGAGCTTCTTCAACGTATCCATACCATCACGGCGAACGTGACGCGCAGAAATACGGCCCTGCTCTGCATATTGGTGAGCAATCTTGACCAGCTCTTTACGGCGCTGTTCATTCAGCTCAGGAAGCGGAATACGCAGCGTCATACCATCGGTAATTGGGTTAAGACCAAGACCAGAATCACGAATCGCGCGTTCAACCGCACCAACCATTGTCTTGTCCCACACAGAGACTGACAGCATGCGCGCTTCAGGCACTGTAATATTGGCAACC
This genomic stretch from Brucella pseudogrignonensis harbors:
- a CDS encoding LpxI family protein, producing MTVTTIDSRAGPITSKRTAIIAGNGLLPIKVAEALKADGNPPFVLPLRGEADASLYEYEHQEIAAIDFGMLIRAMRSAGVSQVVLAGGLRNRPHLSDLKLNVPTLRAARYVLIALGQGDDALLRAFMRLLERYGFSMIGAHEVVPELLSPTPPRNITRRTPDARERRNIALAMEAALRLGELDVGQGAIAAGGRVVALEGAEGTDQMIERVHELRQAGRISKLGGVLVKMAKPRQDERADLPAIGISTVENAARAGLSGIAIEAGRTFILGLGETIAAANEKGLFIETISRSKKDRTG
- the lpxA gene encoding acyl-ACP--UDP-N-acetylglucosamine O-acyltransferase: MKETFIHPTALVEQGVELGQGVSVGPFCHVQSGAVIGDDSELMSHVVISDAVRLGAKAKVYPHAVLGCDPQNGKHKGGPTTLSVGDNCLIREGVTMHRGSDSSRGYTSVGNNCQFLAYAHVAHDCDVGDHVTFANNVMIGGHVEIGHHAILGGGSAVHQFTRVGHHAFVGGMAALAHDLIPYGSAIGNHAYLGGLNIIGMKRSGMQRKDIHNLRHAVHMLFDRSKPVRERAQDVLDAFPGSDGVADLISFIMVENKRAYCTPPLGSSVGGVMNDGDDD
- the fabZ gene encoding 3-hydroxyacyl-ACP dehydratase FabZ, producing the protein MSEANQKLETADIQAVLRALPHRYPFLLIDRIINIDGDQSATGIKNVTINEPHFTGHFPEKPIMPGVLIIEAMAQTAGAITVLNKGSDAPSLVYFMTIDKAKFRRPVVPGDQLHLHVKKVKQRGNISKYECVAEVDGVKVAEAEVAAMVGVAEEKA
- the lpxD gene encoding UDP-3-O-(3-hydroxymyristoyl)glucosamine N-acyltransferase codes for the protein MADPNFFKPSRELTIGDIADFTGASLRNPKLAPRAVARLSSVNDASADALVFVDGKKNAVTLAGKKAAAVLCSEDVADSVPSDVAVLVTRYPQRDFSSVGRMLFPISVRPQSWLGETGVSPAAFIHPTAKIEDGATIEAGASIGKDVTIGSGTLIAATAVIGAGCQIGRDSYIAPGVTVQFAMIGNRVSLHPGVRIGQDGFGYVPGPRGLEKVPQLGRVIIQDDVEIGANTTIDRGALSDTFIGEGTKIDNLVQIAHNVRFGRFCVVAALCGISGSVVIGDQTMIGGSVGLADHVVIGSRVQIAAGSGVMNDIPDGERWGGVPARPIKQWFRDIANIRSIGKPRKEQSSDE
- the bamA gene encoding outer membrane protein assembly factor BamA, whose protein sequence is MTASSKFFGAASALAMSVALVASGSAALSLASVTAAHAAVVNRIEVRGNARVDAQTVRDNIGIQPGKAFNANDIDEAVKRLYAMGLFSDVRINQSGSTLVVHVDERSVVNNVLFQGNKKIKDPDLARAVQLKARSPYDAATMEADKEAIKGAYAHIGRSDAIVNARTVDLGQGRVNVVYEITEGGRTKIADINFVGNNAYGSRRLRDVISTKRSNPLSWLTRNDVYDEGRLQADEEALRRFYYNRGYADFRVLSSNATLDPSTNEYTITINVDEGNRYNFGDVSVESTVDGVDTQALNGLVKTRSGKAYSAKEVEDSVTAMTESVAGSGYAFAKVEPRGDRNFENNTISVVYSVDQGPRAYVERIEIRGNDKTRDYVIRREFDMNEGDAFNQVMVQRAKRRLEALDFFQTVNVSTAPGAEPDQVVLIVDVVEKSTGEFSIGGGYTTGGDSPGAQVEAAITERNFLGRGQFIRISAGAGQDAMRNYALSFTEPYFLGYRMSAGFDVFRRSYRVSSGGRYDVEQTGGTIRFGLPITDNFSAGLAYNLVQEKYKLYNDVSAGYYAPALIEAAENSPWLRSSISYSLTYNSIDDMKNPHDGIYAKFNQEFAGLGGDAKYIKTTFKGNYYQTLAQEADIVGMLGVGGGYIHEFGNDGVRIFDMFKNNSDIIRGFKFNGIGPYQDSADGNRYWLGGTTYVNATAEVQFPMPVIPDSLGIRGALFADAAMLYGNSSNLGVYPGTNTPVPVLGDDKKIRSSVGVSLMWASPFGPLRFDYAIPVSKADSDKVQNFNFGVSTKF
- the rseP gene encoding RIP metalloprotease RseP; amino-acid sequence: MQEALAFFIGSESLLVGTIIPFLFVLTVVVFVHEMGHYLVGRWCGIGASAFSIGFGPELIGFTDKHGTRWKLSAIPLGGYVKFIGDEDATSSPVDVDVSKLSADEQSRAFPGQPVWKRAATVFAGPAFNIILTVVIFSVFFAMYGRQIADPLVAGVQPNSPAAAAGFEPGDRFISVEGQKVTTFSDVQRIVSGRSGDELHFTVERDGNMVDLKATPSLVERTDPLGNKIKMGAIGVETTQAVGNFRRIEYGPLESVGQAIIETGHIISRTGEFFKRFAVGREDKCQLGGPVKIANMAGKAASQGFDWLIQLTAMLSIGIGLLNLFPLPPLDGGHLVFYAVEAIKGSPVSVRAQELFYRVGFLVVMGFMGFVLFNDLFAC
- a CDS encoding phosphatidate cytidylyltransferase — its product is MSNLQTRILTAIVLGTVALWLTWVGGLGFTLFAIAIGFAMFYEWTELTGTKQTTFSRLFGWGWLILTSILLILDRGALLTIGVLAVGTIVLLVTQWKNGRGWPATGLFYAGFSAISLSLLRGDEPFGFTAICFLFAVVWSTDIAAYFNGRALGGPKLAPRFSPNKTWSGALGGAAAAVAGGILVASLVAAPGSWIVPLLALLLSIISQIGDLAESWVKRQFGAKDSGRLLPGHGGVLDRVDGLVAAAALLYLFGAVMAEPDVPSAIFFSF
- a CDS encoding isoprenyl transferase; its protein translation is MSDPRHIAIIMDGNGRWAKARGLPRSAGHRAGVEALRETVRGAGDRGLGYLTLFAFSSENWSRPSGEVGDLMGLLKLFIRRDLAELHRNNVRVRIIGERDGLAEDICGLLGEAESLTRQNTGLNLIIAFNYGSRDEITRAVKSLARDVAAGLLDPSSISADLISANLDTAGIPDPDLIIRTSGEMRLSNFLLWQAAYAEFLFVPGHWPDFRPADLEGAYEVFRQRERRFGGVDILEQSEEYACPSNNGAAV
- the frr gene encoding ribosome recycling factor — translated: MSDVFDINDLKRRMEGAINSLKHDLGGLRTGRASASLLEPITITAYGSEMPINQVANITVPEARMLSVSVWDKTMVGAVERAIRDSGLGLNPITDGMTLRIPLPELNEQRRKELVKIAHQYAEQGRISARHVRRDGMDTLKKLEKDGEISQDDSRGFSEKVQKLTDDTIAEMDKIVSVKEGEIMQV